aacgttacgtgagcgagtgatagTAACATTATTCTTattttagggtgaccatattttgatttccaaaaaagaggacactttgCCCGGCcttgagatacttgaattttactcgaagttcactcaaagattcctatatcactttaatcaggggtgaaagtggttagaatttcttgccggaactccccaacgtgaaggtcgccacggagccagaaatgttatttatttatgtatttatgggTCAAAacaactgaaatgcaaagaaaactgttttggtcagttatttctataagacatacaaaaactgattttcattcaaaaaggtattttttcccaatgatttccaaaataaaaatgaacacaaACACCCAtaactccatctcctaatttttattttcccctcatttcctcacatactaaatgccaaatctcaatttgaactacttaagaacataggatgtatgttaaaattgaagataatctaAACATTTACTTTACTTTCAATAGGAAGTTACCATGAAAAGCCCCATCATAcccatcaataggaagtgacctcaaacccACATGAAATAAACTGATTTTTACAGGATGTGACTCCGAAATGcaactaaatcaacaggaagtgacctgatatcaaatggaagtgacctcgaaatgcccccaaatcaacaggaagtgacctatatcaACTGGAAGTTACCCTGAAAAGCCCCCAAATAtccatcaataggaagtgacccgataatcCCAGGAAATGACCtcgaaatgccctcaaatcaacaggtagtgaacCTATtttcacaggaagtgaccccgaaatgccactaaatcaacaggaagtggtctGATATCTAAAGAAAGGGAcctcgaaatgcccccaaatcaacaggaagtgacccaatattcaTAAAAagcgaccctgaaatgtccccaaatcaacaggaagtgacccaatagtcacaggaagtgacctcatatcaacaggaactTAACctaaaatgctcccaaatcaacagaaagttaccCTGCAatcttcccaaatcaacaggaagtgacctatatcaataggaagttacaCTGAAAAGCCCCCAAATAcccatcaataggaagtgagccGATaatgacaggaaatgacctcgaaatgccctcaaatcaacaggaagtcacctgatatgcacaggaagtggccccaaaatgccctcaaatcaacaggaagtgacccgatattcaCAAAAAGTGATactgaaatgccctcaaatcaacaggaatttagtctgaaatggccccaaatcaacaggaagtgacctaaatcaATAGGATGTTACCCTGCAAAGCCCCATCATacccatcaacaggaagtgaccttgaaatgccctcaaaccaacaggaagtgacccaatattcaCAGGAAATGGCCccaaaatgccctcaaatcaacaggaagtgaactgattttgacaggaagtgacccagaaatgccctcaaatcaacaggaagtgaactgattttgacaggaagtgaccctgaaatgccaccaaatcaacaggaagtgacccaatattcaaaaaaagtgacactgaaacgtccccaaaatcaacaggaagtcaccagatatgcacaggaagtggccccaaaatcaacaggaagtgacccaatattcacaggaagtgacctcgaaatgccctgaaatcaacaggaagtgacgtaaaTCAATAGGATGTTACCCTGAAAAGCCCCATCATAcccatcaactggaagtgacctgataatcacaggaagtgaccttgaaatgccatcaaaccaacaggaagtgacctcatatcaacaggaacGTACTCTAcaatgctcccaaatcaacaggaagtgaaccgattttgacaggaagtgaccctgaaatgccaccaaatcaacaggtaatgactCGACTctcacaggaaatgacccgataatcacaggaagtgaccttgaaatgccctcaaatcaacagaaagagaCGAAGTGTCAATTTCTCCATGTGTATTATATACATTtagaataaaaaagaaaaatcatgaaaatctgaaaatgaaaaaagattatttattttattttttaaaaaagtgattttaTCATATAGGGGGGAAAAGTCAAAATTGAAGTATAGAACTTTATTGCACCAATGTAACATCCAATTCATAAGCAAGAATTCATTTTTGCTACAAAAGCAAAGTGAGCGTGTTTTTTTAGTGTTAGACGTTTGATCACTGTggcttagattaaaaaaaagttttagtaTGGAATGCATGAAGTCATGATTGTATAGGAGTTGAAAATTTTCTTCATTCTGCACCACAAAAAGACAGCCTTGATAAAGAGTTTCACTCCCTGGCTCGAGATGGAGGCCCGTCACTGAGCGCCTTGGTAGGTGACGGCTTTGCCGCACTTCTTGAGCGTCTCCAGCAGAAAGTCGGCGTCCTTCTCCGACTCGATCCAGACCAGCTGATTGGGGAGGTCGATTTCAAACTTGACGTCTAAGCAAAGACGGACTTTGTCAACGACTGGGATGGTTTTTTTGACGGCGGGCAACGATCGGCTCACCCTCCAAACGGCTGAGAATTCGGTTGACGGCGCCCGAACATCCTTCGCACGTCATGGCCACGGTAAACTTGTGTTTCTGCAAAGACACGCCACTGAAACTTGGCTTCgatctaggggtgcacgatatccattttttgaaaccgatatggataacttcctgctcctcaaagccgataccgatatcaataactgataataaatatatcatttttaaatgtataatctgagtttttgaacacctgaaggttaaaaaaacaaaacaaaacaactagtGGTGGTttcaactaggcatgtgccggtatgaaattttgacggtacgataaccgtgagcaaaaataccgcggtatagctacaaaatgtgttattttgagatgcatgggttaaaaaaaaatttttttttaacttttttccattgaacaggatttttttttatttttcagaacatagttgcaaattggaacatgaatatattgttataataaataaattatcaattaaaaaaaaaaaaagttttaaggaaaactaaaatataacttatagactatacccacagccacagctcaagttgctcaagattagagcaacaaaaaaaaaaatctataaaaaagtaaaaacacttctgaataaattttttaaaaattcatacagcatgatttttttgtgtgtgtcaagttttgccattttcagccactgtgtcaaatctagtctacatgatgtcatgcctttgtgttaaaaagaacataaagaattcataagttaataagttagttaaaaatgtaaaagttaacatgtaaatatttttatggaaaggtttcatctaaaaaaaaacaacaacaaaaaaaaacattgggagtgagacctctccttgagctaacgaacgtggatttgtgcttagggcaagatcatctttcgcaattaacgatctttgatgctatccctttttccccttcattcaagcgaatcaagcttgttttctcactctgcggctgtaacactcgacgaaaTTGCTCTCcaagcttagcctaggctaacattcatctttgtaagcttttagttagtgtgtatatcgaatttgaaaggaaaatgtgtgttttgtttttggcgaacttttccatggtgctaatctgttgaagctactcacaaatggaaaaatacaattgtacaacgttttaaatgtattcattttgtatattacacttaccaagatttgagagctcaataaattgaagaaaagaacgccttatgtttggagtatttgtttttgggttcgctggctgtctcgccgatagcgtcactttcacacacagaaacaaacgggagggggtgagcgctgccgcgccacgccacctctggctgcatttttgacacatgaaaaatggcgaataccgtactacggtctgacggaaaatttttgcggttttgaaaccgcgacgttttcacaccacggtaaaccgtgaaaccggtaaccggcaaatGCCTAGTTTCAACACAGAtatgcctttgatctcaccagatttttcataatgacatgaacaaaacagtgcgtttcacttcttcactgcccgacagccagctaagaatgaatgcacttccataaaccacaaggcttggtcttttcttgcttttatgggaagacactcgtcttaatattgtgaaagtacaacagaaaaatacacatatttaaTACTTAATATACGACAAACTGCGCAatgcacttatatacacaactattatatgtatagcatagcacactagtttgagctactaaagcattggctgacttctataacacaacaacttatgaagttctgtccatatgacccttcaccacagagataaacatatattgcatatccatatgttatatagtaaacataaaatacttacagacatatatttccaaggcggaaacgtaacagaaagcattcacgattgtcaatgctaccgctagacaccgcaatgtgtaagtgaatggaccaaactactgtaacaaaaaatagatgcagcgaattattctgaccagcaggtggcagcaatgccccacaaatggtcaactgatttcccatattagtgtgtaaactgcaaagcaagcacagtacatattatcgcccAATCaacaatgttattggatttatcgggatgacgtcataattcctattatcggaccgataattatcgtgcaccagtacttCGATCGCACGTTATTTACGCTTCCGTAACTCTGCGCTTTAAGTTTTAGTTAGGAAAAGAAAATTTCATACAAtgagaaaataataaaataaataaagcggAAAAATAATGTTGGCTAATATCACTTTTCCGTTaattacattttcttttttgtgtgtgtgtgtgtgtgtgtgtgtaaacatTTGTGTAAACTAAAtataaacaaaatatatatatttgctcatttgtaaaaataataaatgcatttaaatagagaattttcttctttgtttttacatttttgtaaTCAAAATATTGAACATATTTTTCATTTGTCAAAATTGGATACTTTTTCAGAGAactattttcacatttttgtaaaattttgttAAAGGATTTACTCGGTCAACGATGtcaatccaaaaactttgaattgAGGCTGCTACGATGAATCAACAAATCGATTATCAAACAAACTTTTTTGTATGCCTTGTAAAtgtcatttcaaaattttgaaaatgGATTCGTATTGACGACTGTGTCCACGTATTCAattctattaggctcgagcgtttacgtcacagcagcacgggatcgtgcgagatttgcgacaacgcagccatatcggaagcacgtctgcatcacgggacatttaaacttaacggcaaatacaattcaactacgagtgccaaagatggaagaatgtagggaaaacttgccagttcgatacagagacaaacttgttaccacggcgaaggacagatatgtgagcaattttaaggatgtgaacaatgttgaccctcacgagcaagctgaacacaaatggaataaagatgtcgacaagcttccaccactacgcgaaatggacatcatgctgtatttagtgtttggtgtatgttactacactcatcagcaattccgaaactacaaatcgctacaaagctacgaacagttttgctgcggatgggtgcaggatctgcacattatgaccatagcaaatggcaacaccatctttctaacaaaggtaggcaatgtgtgtttacattagtctgtgaccacggatgtacaaatttttttgttgcagaaaatgtagcctgtgtacaaattctttgccactctctcacgtcaaaatattacagctttttcatttagcaacgacaggaattatgtcttatgaagacaatgcacgtgtctgcatgctagttgtttagctgtagctatagctaacaacaggccgacttagggcataaagttactgaaatttgcgtaaacaaacgaaattaacttaccggagtggaagtgcatagagcaaact
This Corythoichthys intestinalis isolate RoL2023-P3 chromosome 11, ASM3026506v1, whole genome shotgun sequence DNA region includes the following protein-coding sequences:
- the atox1 gene encoding copper transport protein ATOX1, with the protein product MPKHKFTVAMTCEGCSGAVNRILSRLEDVKFEIDLPNQLVWIESEKDADFLLETLKKCGKAVTYQGAQ